A section of the Oncorhynchus nerka isolate Pitt River linkage group LG3, Oner_Uvic_2.0, whole genome shotgun sequence genome encodes:
- the si:ch211-136m16.8 gene encoding uncharacterized protein si:ch211-136m16.8 has protein sequence MDSPASPLTRAGRTFWTVWNYFTEVVGRYLSPESINNDTSSRQEATAAQQTDDHGDGAKNEIKETEVTFETGSEVKKLRSVVAWEQCDVIIGPGLGRDNVQYTGQSNRGSDSKSSPKGHDIKQEQVDRTENKGTIQHVTKEELNMGKGVQSVVVTGIPILFREPTSERSEGQGAQGQTDSYNCAEANILRGAVAERKAEEEEIPEEVTEEFPSGEEGTKTEEHENNRDGEIHFDIESPNLTSACAEPAILLDKNGDKENKDRLMKHDVQSTEDETMVKLNENDGEKKTEVLFMETGKEGWKVAEIVEFSAGGENSEDLCVIKDKLSRDGNEVKNGIDMEELGRKEEREEENRAIEEMGRREQEEILDRGFGPYNDIQVSENNNKHEYGDNRLKFDEGTIERFDQENDPNPRPLCGGLSDEDRTLGRGQDIFVSEAELELPMAYDKRVFVSNDEITIVRDEQRMEGNTERIDSTVLEERKEEVSEDGSKVFEDRGSNKIEDVAIGIGTKTDTEAEDVKDKVTGLDTFFYQERNVVVEKNKLQEDKISKEDEDPLNEVEGKRISVVDNRLEIRGVAKYISPGLCEDLVVAQEPKRVACEETREEIPEINNGKELDENTAPKILEVGGDEVNTTRLQEAHTESDTKGLEGVENTGTSIKSDNSPVSELMEGKEDLKTVEGLFESEDIEKASDTVVDEHTVAKAAKSLGETERTDSVSLNETDTQILEDLAKTKAESHEPMEIELGLSEEAAETYVCLSDETLRTEAGLYKETEEIKAEFREGWMESKAGETVGTEFESVKETQAEIPEVRTGVVPSEDKDETESGSMQESADTNFGLLRETVAEGLQKGAEVDTPEVRTVTVLSMETNTEELVESEARDMLETESGLVKKHEAEIPDVRTETASSERTVTTEAGLSMNMTLYPSSIHTEAVFLTETKAVSSNESLETDKSSEAGAKSQGMVEAGLPDSTEIEAKLFEEMVCGEVVLSQDTEDELSEEKYNIKATLMKELVEPGAGETLEPEKGILNETDAAILDMKIEESPSEETESGIVDTEARIVLETTAIESELLEELSETESGSQKDKETKRHSIETEPTVETDVEELVESEAGDTVETEIGLVRTEAELPEEVRPKIELLEKMNRTGADSSEDTDVTEVRFSEEIETDLVETKYGLQKNIEEDILHVRTETVLSVETVEMDTDSSDKSLESRSLEISEAGLFEESVDSEAGLKDIYTEIPDVEKESGLSEETVDAGLSEETDESDTELVKNTTALIMLEAELSEATEAVLKEKAGDNTANKSLEIEVGLFWENDETEALVTEEVVKTGPVLSKQTDFGSQGQLPEIDDGIIEKSQVGQSGETVETDAGLPEENRGEGAKAGFSSPSGTKNVDQSLQLQFDASALDFTVQKSRIALKNPHARPPRDPRTLLQMPSLTPSPSKPTVHIPVRGPTGIPMRGMGGIGIKLPGLGAGPPILRKTGKGVIGENNTENIPQKSELEPDVRDESPKKEETQEERKTKWTPPRHPGFGNPLMMNELKNKLKKTPKESGDD, from the exons ATGGACTCACCAGCAAGCCCCCTCACTCGTGCTGGGAGGACTTTCTGGACAGTTTGG aACTACTTTACGGAAGTTGTGGGGAGGTATCTAAGCCCAGAGTCCATTAACAATGACACAAGCTCAAGACAGGAAGCCACTGCTGCACAACAAACAGACGACCATGGAGATGGTGCGAAAAATGAGATAAAGGAAACTGAGGTCACTTTTGAAACAGGCTCTGAGGTTAAGAAACTAAGATCTGTTGTTGCCTGGGAACAGTGCGATGTCATCATTGGTCCAGGCCTCGGCAGAGACAATGTGCAATACACTGGACAATCCAACAGAGGGAGTGATAGCAAATCATCCCCTAAGGGGCATGATATAAAACAAGAACAGGTGGACCGAACAGAAAATAAAGGCACAATCCAGCATGTTACTAAAGAAGAATTAAATATGGGGAAAGGGGTCCAATCAGTGGTAGTCACTGGGATCCCGATCTTATTTAGAGAGCCGACATCTGAAAGGTCAGAGGGCCAGGGAGCACAAGGACAGACTGACAGTTACAACTGTGCTGAAGCAAATATATTAAGAGGTGCAGTGGCAGAAAGAAAAGCGGAGGAAGAAGAAATCCCTGAAGAAGTTACTGAAGAATTCCCCAGTGGTGAAGAAGGAACCAAAACAGAAGAACATGAAAACAATAGAGATGGAGAAATACATTTTGATATAGAGTCCCCAAACCTTACATCAGCCTGTGCTGAACCTGCCATACTTTTGGATAAGAATGGAGACAAGGAAAATAAGGACAGATTAATGAAACACGATGTGCAAAGTACAGAGGATGAAACCATGGTAAAATTAAATGAAAACGATGGAGAGAAAAAAACGGAAGTACTCTTCATGGAGACAGGCAAAGAAGGGTGGAAAGTAGCAGAAATAGTAGAATTCTCAGCGGGAGGGGAGAATAGCGAGGATCTGTGTGTAATCAAAGACAAACTGAGTCGAGATGGTAATGAAGTGAAGAATGGCATAGACATGGAAGAActtgggaggaaggaggagagagaggaagagaatagagCAATAGAAGAGATGGGCagaagagaacaggaagagatattGGACAGGGGCTTTGGACCGTACAATGATATCCAAGTCTCAGAAAACAATAACAAACATGAATATGGTGACAATCGTTTGAAGTTTGATGAAGGAACTATAGAGAGGTTTGATCAAGAAAATGACCCCAACCCACGACCACTTTGTGGAGGATTATCAGACGAAGACAGAACACTGGGAAGAGGCCAGGACATCTTTGTTTCAGAGGCAGAGTTGGAATTGCCAATGGCCTATGACAAAAGAGTCTTTGTGTCAAATGATGAGATAACTATTGTTAGAGACGAGCAGAGAATGGAGGGCAACACTGAAAGAATTGACAGCACAGTGTTAGAGGAAAGAAAAGAAGAGGTATCAGAGGATGGATCCAAAGTGTTTGAGGACAGGGGCAGTAACAAGATAGAAGACGTTGCAATCGGTATTGGGACGAAGACGGATACAGAGGCAGAGGATGTGAAAGATAAAGTGACTGGGCTGGACACTTTCTTTTATCAGGAGAGAAATGTTGTAGTGGAGAAAAATAAACTACAGGAAGACAAGATTTCAAAGGAAGACGAAGACCCCCTTAATGAAGTGGAGGGAAAACGTATTTCAGTGGTTGACAATAGACTGGAAATCAGAGGCGTGGCAAAATACATTTCCCCTGGGCTATGTGAGGACCTTGTTGTGGCTCAGGAGCCAAAACGTGTAGCGTGTGAAGAAACTCGAGAGGAAATTCCTGAAATCAACAATGGCAAAGAGTTAGACGAGAATACGGCACCGAAGATCCTGGAAGTTGGCGGCGATGAAGTCAACACCACCCGTTTACAAGAAGCACACACCGAAAGTGATACCAAAGGGTTAGAAGGTGTAGAGAACACTGGAACTAGTATTAAATCGGACAATTCACCAGTGAGTGAACTCATGGAAGGGAAAGAAGACCTGAAAACTGTTGAAGGATTATTTGAAAGTGAGGATATTGAGAAAGCCTCTGATACAGTGGTAGACGAGCACACAGTCGCGAAAGCAGCGAAATCACTGGGAGAAACGGAGAGAACAGATTCTGTATCACTGAATGAAACAGATACTCAAATACTAGAGGACCTAGCGAAGACAAAGGCTGAATCACACGAACCGATGGAGATTGAGTTAGGACTGTCAGAGGAAGCCGCAGAGACATATGTTTGTTTATCAGATGAGACACTGAGGACAGAGGCTGGATTATAcaaagagacagaggagataaAGGCTGAGtttagagagggatggatggagtcaAAGGCAGGGGAGACAGTGGGGACAGAATTTGAATCAGTGAAGGAGACACAGGCAGAAATACCAGAAGTGAGGACCGGGGTTGTGCCATCAGAGGACAAAGATGAGACAGAGTCTGGATCAATGCAGGAATCAGCAGATACCAATTTTGGATTACTAAGGGAAACTGTGGCGGAAGGGTTACAAAAGGGGGCAGAGGTAGACACACCAGAGGTGAGGACAGTGACTGTGCTGTCAATGGAGACAAACACAGAGGAATTAGTGGAATCTGAGGCTCGGGACATGTTGGAAACAGAATCTGGATTAGTGAAAAAACACGAGGCAGAAATACCAGATGTGAGAACTGAAACTGCATCATCAGAAAGAACTGTGACGACAGAGGCAGGATTATCAATGAACATGACATTGTACCCATCATCAATTCACACAGAGGCTGTGTTTCTCACAGAGACAAAGGCTGTGTCATCTAATGAGTCACTGGAAACAGACAAATCATCTGAGGCTGGGGCTAAATCACAGGGAATGGTAGAGGCTGGATTACCAGATTCGACAGAAATAGAGGCCAAATTATTTGAGGAAATGGTTTGTGGAGAAGTTGTACTATCACAGGACACAGAAGATGAATTATCAGAGGAAAAATATAATATAAAAGCTACATTAATGAAAGAATTAGTGGAGCCAGGGGCTGGGGAAACATTGGAGCCCGAAAAGGGAATCCTGAATGAGACAGACGCAGCAATACTTGATATGAAGATTGAGGAATCGCCATCAGAGGAAACAGAGTCTGGAATAGTTGACACAGAGGCTAGAATTGTTCTGGAAACGACAGCGATTGAGTCTGAATTATTGGAAGAATTATCTGAGACTGAGTCTGGATCACAGAAGGACAAAGAGACAAAAAGACATAGTATTGAGACAGAGCCAACGGTGGAGACAGACGTAGAGGAATTAGTGGAATCTGAGGCTGGGGATACGGTGGAGACAGAAATTGGATTAGTGAGGACAGAAGCCGAATTACCAGAGGAAGTTAGGCCAAAGATAGAGCTATTGGAAAAAATGAATAGAACAGGTGCTGATTCATCAGAGGACACAGATGTGACAGAAGTCAGATTTTCAGAGGAGATCGAGACTGATTTAGTAGAGACCAAGTATGGGTTACAGAAGAACATAGAAGAAGACATACTACATGTGAGAACAGAGACTGTGCTGTCGGTGGAAACAGTAGAGATGGATACGGACTCATCAGACAAGTCACTGGAGTCCAGATCACTTGAAATATCAGAGGCTGGATTATTTGAAGAATCAGTGGACAGTGAGGCTGGATTAAAGGATATTTACACAGAAATACCAGATGTGGAGAAAGAGTCTGGATTATCAGAGGAGACCGTAGATGCTGGATTATCAGAGGAAACAGATGAGTCAGACACAGAATTAGTGAAAAATACAACGGCTCTGATAATGCTAGAGGCTGAACTTTCAGAGGCGACAGAGGCTGTGTTAAAAGAGAAGGCAGGAGATAACACGGCAAACAAATCACTGGAAATTGAGGTAGGATTATTTTGGGAAAACGATGAGACCGAGGCTTTGGTAACAGAGGAAGTTGTGAAGACAGGGCCTGTTTTATCAAAGCAGACAGATTTTGGATCACAGGGTCAACTACCGGAGATCGACGATGGAATAATAGAGAAATCCCAGGTTGGGCAGTCTGGGGAAACTGTGGAAACAGATGCAGGATTACCAGAGGAAAACAGAGGGGAGGGTGCAAAAGCAGGATTCAGTTCCCCGTCCGGAACCAAAAATGTAGACCAAAGTCTTCAGCTTCAG TTTGACGCCTCCGCTTTGGACTTCACTGTTCAAAAGTCTCGCATTGCCCTCAAGAATCCACATGCCCGTCCACCCAGGGATCCCCGTACTCTTCTACAGATGCCATCTTTGACCCCCTCCCCTTCAAAACCCACCGTACACATTCCAGTCAGAGGCCCAACAGGGATACCAATGAGGGGCATGGGCGGCATCGGAATCAAACTACCTG GACTCGGTGCAGGGCCCCCCATCTTAAGAAAGACCGGAAAGGGCGTGATAGGTGAAAATAACACCGAAAATATCCCTCAG AAATCTGAGCTCGAGCCAGATGTAAGGGATGAATCTCCCAAGAAAGAAGAGACGCAAGAGGAGCGCAAAACTAAATGGACACCACCTAGGCACCCAGG ATTTGGAAATCCCCTGATGATGAATGAGCTGAAGAACAAGCTGAAGAAGACTCCAAAAGAGAGTGGAGATGATTGA